The DNA window GACCGGCAACGACAGCTTCAGGTTCAAGAACAGCTCCGCTCAGCAGCCCAAAACCCGGAAGGAGAAAACCCCATCTTGACCCACCCCTGACATCCGAAACATAATCGCAAGGTGGGTCACTTCTCGATGAAAACCCCGGGTCACTTCTCAGCAGCAATCAACAGTCCAATAATAGATCGCGATGATTGCGGCGAGTATCGCGGTGGTCAGGAGGGAGGTAAACAGTATCGCCAAAGGAACCTCCCATCGTTTCAGATTATGCGGTTCGCCGCCTACGTGATCTATCGTAGCAGCCCCTAGATGCGCCAATGCCCGGACCAAACGGCCGCTTCCTGGCTCCTCTCTGGGCATCGAAGCCGATGTCGACGAAGTCTCGTCTCGATCGGCGTTCGATACGATCAGTTCACCGGGATTTACACGGCTGGCAAGATTTGCCGGTTGCACGTGCAATTGCTGCATCGCCTCGCTCTCACG is part of the Sphingobium amiense genome and encodes:
- a CDS encoding helix-turn-helix domain-containing protein, whose amino-acid sequence is MPDSFGLSEKQRDCLHLVGQGLTSKEIARRLNTSAGVIDNYILAAVRIMGVSTRREAAQMLRQRESEAMQQLHVQPANLASRVNPGELIVSNADRDETSSTSASMPREEPGSGRLVRALAHLGAATIDHVGGEPHNLKRWEVPLAILFTSLLTTAILAAIIAIYYWTVDCC